Within Mercenaria mercenaria strain notata chromosome 15, MADL_Memer_1, whole genome shotgun sequence, the genomic segment CTCTGTCGTCTAAACAGAAAGCAAGCTGgtctcctccacctctgattcatgtggggaagttggcagttacttgcggagaacaggtttgtactggtacagaacccaggaacactggttatgttatctaagtgaaatactgttgaaaaacggcgttaaacccaaaacaaaatcaTGGAAAACAGAAAACACAAGAACGATAATACCAAACAAGCACACACACTTGCAATGATCCATGACCAATACACTCCTGAGACATGGACCAATGTTTACATAGATGGATCTGCAACAAATTCTGTCCAAGATGGTGGAGCTGGTATCGTTATTAAGCACCCAAATGAAACTACAGAAACTACAAATGCCGCCGCTGGAAAACACTGCATATTTAGAAGCATTGAAAAATGCCACCGGAATGGCCACGGAATCTGATGAACAAAGCTCCCAAGTTGCATTCTTCACTGATGCACTATCAGTTCTGGAAGAGCTCGCAAACAAAAAACTACCGCAGTTAGCCAAGGTATTGCAACAATTCAGTACTAGCAGCAGAGTTGCACTCCAGTGGATACCTGCCCACTGTGGAGTTCCAGGCAATGAAGCTGCTGACAAGCTTGCAAAAACAAGAAGCAAAGGCAGATCAACCTAATGAGAGTGTTCCGTACCAGAAAAAAGTTACCATCATCAAGACATTGTTTAAACACAGGTAGGAGAAGGATGCCTATCACTTACTTAGCAGGCCAGAACAAGactactttttctatttgatggtGAGACTCCAGACAAGGCACAATAGGCTGAACGCACATACGTTCAGAAAATTCTAGCTGGTGCCATCGCCAAGCTGTCCATTTGGTGAAGAAGAACAGACAGAAGAGTATGTCCTCCAAACATGCAAAAGGCACAGCCAGGAGAGGAACACTGATCCCACTCAACTAAAAACTGTATGGTTGAAGTGTGGGATCTTAGAAGTACAGAACAGTTCAT encodes:
- the LOC128548757 gene encoding uncharacterized protein LOC128548757, with the protein product MVELVSLLSTQMKLQKLQMPPLENTAYLEALKNATGMATESDEQSSQVAFFTDALSVLEELANKKLPQLAKVLQQFSTSSRVALQWIPAHCGVPGNEAADKLAKTRSKGRST